One Pyrus communis chromosome 13, drPyrComm1.1, whole genome shotgun sequence genomic window carries:
- the LOC137713700 gene encoding uncharacterized protein, producing the protein MATASFLFGLKYSDSLTVVGISFCTAVICEAISWVLIYRTNSYKSLRSSIDKAAKKLETMKTDSSSAAKITKKSKTKKIDRVESSLKESSRDLSLFKFKSGAVVALVLFVVFGLLNSLFEGMAVAKLPFKPFGLVMKMSHRGLQGEDATDCSMAFLYFLCSISIRTNLQKFLGFSPPRGTSSGLFPMPDPKTN; encoded by the coding sequence ATGGCCACCGCCTCCTTCCTCTTCGGCCTCAAGTACTCGGACAGCCTGACGGTGGTAGGCATCTCCTTCTGCACCGCCGTCATCTGCGAGGCGATCTCATGGGTTCTCATCTACCGCACCAACTCCTACAAGTCCCTTCGCTCCTCCATCGACAAAGCCGCCAAGAAGCTCGAGACCATGAAGACCGACTCCTCCTCCGCTGCCAAAATTACCAAAAAGTCCAAGACCAAGAAGATCGACCGCGTTGAGAGCAGCCTCAAGGAATCAAGCCGCGATTTGTCGCTCTTCAAGTTCAAGTCCGGCGCCGTCGTCGCCCTCGTCCTCTTCGTCGTCTTCGGACTGCTCAACTCTCTGTTCGAGGGGATGGCGGTGGCGAAGTTACCCTTCAAGCCCTTTGGGTTGGTGATGAAGATGAGCCACAGAGGGCTGCAAGGGGAGGATGCGACGGACTGTTCAATGGCGTTTTTGTATTTTCTGTGCTCGATCAGTATTCGGACCAATTTGCAGAAGTTCTTGGGCTTTTCGCCGCCGAGAGGCACCAGTTCCGGGTTGTTCCCCATGCCGGACCCGAAAACCAATTGA